Sequence from the Flavobacterium sp. TR2 genome:
AGGAAGTCATGGGAACACAAAGCGGTGCTTATCAAGATGTTTACATTAAGAGAGAAGATGCAATGGTAAGCTTGAAAAATGATGTGACAGATTTTTGTGAAAGGTATATAAAACCTGTTCATCCTGAAAATTGGGATTGGTCGGTCCGTGATTTTGAAGATCCTAAAAACGATCCGACAGCTGCAGAGGCGCGGGCAATTGCAAATGTTGTTTTTAAAGATTTAGATGATGCCAAACAGACTGACGTTGATCTTTCTACAATGAACAATGCGCACGCCATAAAAGCGTATCTGAACCCGAAGAGCAAACACGAAGCTTTTAATATGGAAGAATTTGCTTTTGCATTAAAAGTAGAGCTGGAACACGGCAGGGTAAAAGATGTAAATGTTACCAACAATCATCCTTTTTTGACCGCTATGATTGCCCTTGCACATATGACCGAAAGCCTGACTTATTACAAGAGGCTAAAAGTAATGGAGGCAGAGGGCGAAATTTATGAAATTCTCCGAAAACTCGAGACATCGCCAATTGGTAAAGAAAAGTGGTATAAAGAATTGGGAAAAGCCGAGCAAGAACTTAATGAAGCCAGAGCCGGATTGGCCGAACGCCTGGCAAGAATGGACGATATTCCAGTATTGAAAATTATTGGAGATTAAGTAGTTAAATTTTAGACTCAAAAAAAAACCGTCCCATTAAATAACGGGACGGTTTTTTATTTTTATGCT
This genomic interval carries:
- a CDS encoding DUF5661 family protein, with product MGTQSGAYQDVYIKREDAMVSLKNDVTDFCERYIKPVHPENWDWSVRDFEDPKNDPTAAEARAIANVVFKDLDDAKQTDVDLSTMNNAHAIKAYLNPKSKHEAFNMEEFAFALKVELEHGRVKDVNVTNNHPFLTAMIALAHMTESLTYYKRLKVMEAEGEIYEILRKLETSPIGKEKWYKELGKAEQELNEARAGLAERLARMDDIPVLKIIGD